From Mucilaginibacter rubeus, a single genomic window includes:
- a CDS encoding thiamine pyrophosphate-dependent enzyme, protein MIFDRKNLDNDTLLAFYKKLLFPRMVEEKMLILLRQGRIGKWFSGIGQEAIAVGSALAMNPDEYILPMHRNLGVFTSRGIPLSRLMAQWQGKPSGFTKGRDRSFHFGTQEYKIIGMISHLGPQLALADGIALADVLSGKKKSTLVFTGEGATSEGDFHEALNIASVWKLPVIFLIENNGYALSTPTNEQYNCRELIDKAIGYGMEGRRIDGNNLLEVYNTITTLNKAIRENPRPILLECMTFRMRGHEEASGTKYVPNNLFEWWAGKDPVANFEKYLLTEGVLLKDMIPAIRKEFAAIIETEIEKVYAEADIIPDIATEVQDMYKPYSFPAAKPQPAAVTNKRYIDAISDGLKQAMRKHPNLVIMGQDIAEYGGAFKITQGFVEEFGKARIRNTPICESAIVGAGMGLAINGYKAVVEMQFADFVTCGFNQVVNNLAKTHYRWGQGVDVVIRMPTGAGTGAGPFHSQSNEAWFTKTPGLKVVYPATPADAKGLLLAAIDDPNPVIYFEHKYLYRSISADVPDNEVMIEIGKANVIKQGEKASIITFGLGVHWALEYADKHPDQSIEIIDLRSLQPWDQEAVEASVKKTGRALILHEDTLTSGFGAEIAAHIAEHCFKYLDAPVIRCGSLDTAIPMNKALEDQFMAKARLEQTMERLLAY, encoded by the coding sequence ATGATTTTTGACAGGAAAAACCTCGATAATGATACTTTGCTGGCATTTTACAAAAAATTGCTATTCCCACGCATGGTTGAAGAAAAGATGCTGATCCTGCTGAGGCAGGGGCGCATTGGCAAATGGTTTTCGGGCATTGGCCAGGAAGCCATAGCAGTTGGCAGCGCCCTGGCCATGAATCCAGACGAATATATTTTGCCCATGCACCGCAACCTGGGTGTTTTTACATCCCGGGGTATTCCCTTATCAAGGTTAATGGCACAATGGCAGGGCAAACCTTCGGGCTTTACCAAGGGGCGCGACCGCTCTTTCCATTTCGGTACCCAGGAGTATAAGATCATCGGGATGATATCGCACCTTGGCCCGCAGCTTGCCCTGGCCGATGGAATTGCCCTGGCCGATGTATTATCGGGCAAAAAAAAATCGACACTTGTTTTTACCGGGGAAGGAGCTACCAGCGAAGGCGACTTTCATGAAGCCCTTAACATAGCTTCCGTTTGGAAATTACCGGTAATATTTTTAATCGAAAATAATGGCTACGCCCTTTCTACCCCAACCAACGAGCAATATAATTGCCGCGAACTGATTGATAAAGCCATAGGTTACGGCATGGAAGGTCGCCGGATTGATGGCAATAACCTGCTTGAGGTTTATAATACCATCACCACACTTAATAAAGCCATTCGTGAAAACCCACGCCCCATCTTGCTGGAATGCATGACCTTCAGGATGCGTGGCCACGAGGAGGCATCAGGTACCAAATACGTCCCCAATAATTTATTTGAATGGTGGGCAGGAAAAGATCCGGTTGCAAACTTTGAAAAGTACCTGCTTACCGAAGGGGTTTTGCTTAAAGATATGATCCCGGCTATCCGCAAGGAGTTCGCCGCCATCATCGAAACCGAAATTGAAAAAGTTTACGCCGAGGCAGATATTATACCTGATATTGCCACAGAAGTACAGGACATGTACAAGCCCTACAGCTTCCCGGCTGCAAAACCACAACCTGCAGCAGTTACTAACAAGCGCTATATAGATGCCATTAGCGACGGGCTTAAACAAGCTATGCGCAAACACCCTAATCTCGTAATCATGGGGCAGGATATTGCCGAATACGGCGGCGCTTTTAAAATTACCCAGGGCTTTGTGGAAGAGTTTGGCAAAGCCCGCATACGCAATACGCCCATCTGCGAATCGGCAATTGTAGGTGCAGGCATGGGGCTTGCCATTAATGGTTACAAAGCCGTGGTCGAAATGCAGTTTGCAGATTTTGTCACGTGTGGCTTTAACCAGGTTGTTAATAACCTGGCCAAAACGCATTACCGATGGGGGCAGGGCGTTGATGTGGTGATCCGGATGCCGACGGGCGCGGGCACCGGTGCAGGCCCCTTCCACTCGCAAAGTAACGAAGCCTGGTTTACCAAAACCCCCGGTTTAAAAGTGGTTTACCCGGCCACCCCAGCAGATGCCAAAGGCCTGCTGCTTGCCGCTATCGATGACCCCAATCCTGTAATTTATTTCGAACACAAATATCTTTACCGAAGCATTAGTGCCGATGTACCCGATAATGAGGTAATGATTGAGATTGGCAAAGCCAATGTCATTAAACAAGGCGAAAAGGCCAGCATTATTACATTTGGCCTCGGTGTACACTGGGCTTTAGAGTATGCAGATAAACATCCGGATCAATCCATCGAGATTATCGACCTCCGCAGCCTGCAACCCTGGGACCAGGAAGCAGTTGAAGCGAGCGTTAAAAAAACAGGCAGAGCGTTGATCTTACATGAAGATACCCTTACCAGTGGTTTCGGTGCTGAAATTGCAGCTCACATTGCCGAGCATTGTTTTAAATACCTCGACGCCCCGGTAATCCGTTGCGGCAGTCTGGATACTGCCATCCCCATGAATAAAGCTTTGGAAGATCAGTTTATGGCAAAGGCAAGGCTGGAGCAGACTATGGAGAGGTTGTTGGCTTATTAA
- a CDS encoding DUF4198 domain-containing protein: protein MKRTGILLLVLLLLIGFAASSQDFFLLPHNFYVHKGDKLNLHLLSGNEFKPENEFIYAKAKATKFMLYEGSKKTDLSKSSNPADSSLLTYELQNSGLALFELVREDETESERNKFIRALESEGLDKMAEEARASSQQYFVERYHQSSKTLISVDKANGKDFDKPLGEDYEIVIQQNPYKSAYGDDVTAQILFKGKPMKDAAVIQYVRTLNGTIIPQKLLSDNNGLVFFKLSREGVYMISSTHVEPAQDKKADYENWTATFTFAFSNTDDTPNTYREFGFGNKH, encoded by the coding sequence ATGAAACGTACGGGGATTTTACTCTTGGTGTTACTGTTGCTGATCGGTTTCGCGGCCAGCTCACAGGATTTTTTCTTATTGCCACATAATTTTTACGTGCATAAAGGCGATAAGCTGAACCTGCATTTACTGAGCGGTAATGAGTTTAAGCCTGAAAATGAATTTATTTACGCTAAAGCAAAGGCAACTAAGTTTATGCTGTATGAGGGCTCTAAAAAAACAGACCTTTCAAAAAGCAGCAATCCTGCCGACAGTAGTTTACTTACCTATGAGCTTCAGAACTCGGGTCTTGCGCTTTTTGAACTGGTGAGGGAGGATGAAACAGAATCGGAAAGGAATAAATTTATAAGGGCGCTTGAAAGCGAAGGCCTTGATAAAATGGCCGAAGAAGCCCGTGCCAGCAGTCAGCAATACTTTGTTGAAAGGTATCACCAATCCTCCAAAACGCTGATCTCTGTTGATAAGGCCAATGGAAAAGACTTTGATAAACCGCTGGGCGAAGATTACGAGATTGTGATACAGCAGAATCCCTATAAGTCGGCATACGGAGATGATGTTACCGCACAGATTCTGTTTAAAGGCAAGCCGATGAAGGATGCCGCGGTAATTCAATACGTACGTACGCTGAATGGTACTATTATACCGCAAAAGCTTTTAAGTGATAATAACGGCCTGGTGTTTTTTAAACTAAGCCGCGAAGGGGTTTATATGATCAGCTCAACCCACGTTGAACCGGCACAGGACAAAAAAGCCGATTACGAAAACTGGACCGCTACCTTCACTTTCGCGTTCAGCAATACTGACGATACCCCGAATACCTATAGGGAGTTTGGGTTTGGAAATAAACACTGA
- the rsmA gene encoding 16S rRNA (adenine(1518)-N(6)/adenine(1519)-N(6))-dimethyltransferase RsmA, with the protein MTLVRAKKHLGQHFLTDKNIAAKIVDSLKPERRFGHVLEVGPGMGVLSDFLLQKTEYETSLIDIDTESYDFLKKKYPQLGNRLINADFLELDFKSIFPESFAIIGNFPYNISSQILFKVLDNRQQVVEVVGMFQKEVAERCAAKAGSKEYGILSVFLQAYYKVEYLFTVKAGVFNPPPKVLSAVIRLTRNEKQTLDCDEKLFWQIVKAGFNQRRKTLRNAISSLINKEKLTDEPMLELRAERLSVADFVALTNKVSATR; encoded by the coding sequence ATGACATTGGTAAGGGCAAAAAAACATTTAGGGCAACATTTTCTTACTGATAAAAACATAGCAGCAAAGATAGTTGACAGCCTGAAACCCGAGAGGCGTTTCGGTCATGTGCTTGAGGTAGGGCCGGGGATGGGTGTGCTGTCTGATTTCCTGCTGCAAAAAACCGAATACGAAACATCGCTCATTGATATCGATACCGAATCGTACGATTTCCTGAAAAAGAAATATCCGCAACTGGGCAACAGGCTCATCAATGCCGATTTCCTGGAACTTGATTTTAAAAGCATTTTCCCCGAAAGCTTTGCCATTATCGGTAACTTTCCCTATAATATCTCATCGCAGATCCTGTTTAAAGTACTTGACAACCGCCAGCAGGTGGTAGAAGTAGTGGGCATGTTTCAGAAAGAAGTTGCGGAACGCTGCGCGGCTAAAGCGGGCAGCAAGGAGTACGGTATCCTGAGCGTATTCTTACAGGCTTATTATAAAGTAGAATATTTGTTTACCGTAAAAGCGGGCGTGTTCAACCCACCGCCAAAAGTACTTTCGGCAGTGATCAGGCTTACGCGCAACGAAAAGCAAACCCTTGACTGTGATGAGAAGTTGTTTTGGCAAATTGTAAAAGCCGGCTTTAACCAGCGTCGCAAAACCTTGCGCAACGCCATCTCATCACTTATTAATAAAGAGAAATTAACCGACGAACCAATGCTCGAACTACGGGCTGAAAGGTTAAGCGTAGCAGATTTTGTAGCGCTTACCAACAAGGTATCGGCAACAAGGTAA
- the pdxA gene encoding 4-hydroxythreonine-4-phosphate dehydrogenase PdxA, whose amino-acid sequence MSDKLKIGISIGDVNGIGLEIIIKTLADNKIYEYCTPIVYGHTKVASFHRRATQVNELNFLVINDPSQTHFRKPNMINCWEEDVKIELGQVTEAGGKYAFKSLERAVYDLKEGYIDALVTAPINKDNIQNEKFQFPGHTEYLQQYDGAAESLMFLVSDTLRVGVVTGHIPVSKIAESITAEKILAKLKLMNNSLQTDFWIRKPKIAVLGLNPHAGDNGLIGSEEKDIIIPAIEEARSNNILAFGPYSADGFFANGTYLQFDAVLAMYHDQGLIPFKQIAFESGVNFTAGLNFVRTSPDHGTAYDIAGKNQASEISFREALFTAIHIVKNRREGLELNENPLLFSKLSRDRD is encoded by the coding sequence ATGAGCGATAAATTAAAAATTGGGATCAGCATTGGCGATGTGAACGGTATCGGTTTAGAGATAATTATTAAAACTTTGGCCGATAATAAAATTTATGAGTATTGTACGCCTATTGTTTACGGGCATACCAAAGTGGCTTCATTTCACCGTCGTGCAACCCAGGTTAATGAGCTTAATTTTTTAGTGATCAATGATCCGTCGCAAACTCATTTTCGCAAGCCCAACATGATCAACTGCTGGGAAGAAGATGTAAAAATAGAGTTGGGCCAGGTTACCGAAGCAGGTGGCAAATATGCCTTTAAATCGCTGGAGCGTGCCGTGTACGACCTGAAAGAAGGTTATATCGACGCCCTGGTGACGGCACCTATCAACAAGGATAATATCCAGAACGAAAAATTCCAGTTTCCGGGACATACCGAATATTTGCAGCAATATGATGGCGCTGCCGAATCGCTGATGTTTTTGGTGAGCGATACTTTACGAGTTGGCGTGGTTACCGGCCATATCCCGGTATCAAAAATTGCCGAAAGCATTACAGCCGAAAAAATCCTGGCCAAGCTGAAGCTGATGAACAACAGCCTGCAAACCGATTTCTGGATCCGCAAGCCAAAAATCGCGGTATTGGGCCTTAACCCACATGCGGGCGATAATGGGCTGATAGGCAGCGAAGAAAAAGATATCATTATACCGGCTATTGAAGAAGCCCGCTCAAATAATATCCTGGCATTTGGCCCATACTCGGCCGATGGCTTTTTTGCCAATGGTACTTACCTGCAGTTTGATGCCGTGCTGGCCATGTATCACGACCAGGGCCTGATCCCTTTCAAGCAGATCGCCTTTGAATCGGGCGTTAATTTTACCGCCGGTTTAAACTTTGTGCGCACTTCGCCAGATCATGGTACCGCATATGATATTGCCGGTAAAAATCAGGCTTCTGAGATCTCGTTCCGCGAGGCTTTATTTACTGCTATTCATATCGTAAAAAACCGCAGGGAGGGCCTGGAGCTTAACGAAAACCCACTTTTATTTAGCAAGCTGAGCCGCGACAGGGACTAA
- a CDS encoding DUF5009 domain-containing protein, which produces MSNFLSRIRSIDAFRAVTMFLMIFVNDLDGIPNTPNWLKHAGSNVDALGLADTIFPAFLFIVGLSIPFAFQNRLKQGDNFKLLSRIVSRSFALIFIGFFHANMETYNEATTLLPKPVWESLVTFSFFFIFLDYSKDTPPRRRYLLQGFGILLLAGMAALYRTSDPGHVWLHFTWWGILGLIGWSYMLCALIYYYSEGHLWIQLAAWMFFMFFNLDVHFGFLDFIDRLQGYIWIAGNGAMQSFTMAGVFISVLYMRLKANNEMKMLWVAMILIAIILFNLGFIVRYFSGGISKERDTPSWVLICTGISLVVYAFFIFLVDVKNKYNWFKVIEPAGTNTFTCYIVPFLFYPIYEMSRIGYPEYLSQGTGGLIKCIVFAFVMVWLTGLLDKINIRIKI; this is translated from the coding sequence ATGAGTAATTTTCTGAGTCGTATACGTTCAATTGATGCTTTCCGTGCTGTAACAATGTTTCTGATGATATTTGTGAATGACCTGGATGGCATTCCGAATACCCCAAACTGGCTAAAACACGCGGGCTCAAATGTTGATGCGCTGGGTTTGGCCGATACTATTTTCCCCGCGTTTTTGTTTATCGTAGGCCTTTCAATCCCGTTTGCTTTTCAAAACAGGTTAAAGCAGGGCGATAATTTCAAGCTGCTGTCGCGGATCGTAAGCCGCTCGTTCGCGCTCATTTTTATAGGGTTTTTCCATGCCAATATGGAAACCTACAACGAGGCCACTACCCTGCTGCCCAAGCCCGTTTGGGAAAGCCTGGTAACATTCAGCTTTTTCTTTATCTTTTTAGATTACAGCAAGGATACGCCACCAAGAAGGCGCTATTTATTGCAGGGCTTCGGCATATTGTTACTGGCCGGTATGGCCGCCCTTTATCGTACCAGCGACCCCGGGCATGTCTGGTTGCATTTTACATGGTGGGGCATATTAGGTTTGATAGGCTGGTCGTACATGCTTTGCGCCCTTATTTACTATTATTCGGAGGGACACTTATGGATTCAGTTGGCTGCATGGATGTTCTTCATGTTCTTTAATTTGGATGTTCATTTCGGTTTTCTTGATTTTATCGACAGGCTGCAGGGCTATATCTGGATAGCCGGCAATGGTGCCATGCAATCCTTCACCATGGCAGGGGTATTTATTTCGGTATTGTACATGCGCCTCAAAGCCAATAACGAAATGAAGATGCTTTGGGTGGCCATGATCCTGATAGCCATTATCCTGTTTAACCTGGGCTTTATCGTGCGCTATTTCAGTGGCGGTATTTCCAAAGAACGCGATACCCCATCATGGGTGCTCATTTGTACCGGTATAAGTTTGGTGGTATATGCTTTCTTTATTTTCCTGGTTGATGTTAAAAATAAATACAATTGGTTTAAGGTGATTGAGCCTGCGGGCACCAACACATTTACCTGTTATATAGTCCCTTTCTTGTTTTATCCCATATATGAAATGAGCAGGATTGGTTACCCCGAATACTTAAGCCAGGGTACCGGAGGGCTCATCAAATGTATCGTATTTGCGTTTGTAATGGTATGGCTTACCGGTTTGCTTGATAAGATCAATATCCGGATCAAAATCTAA
- a CDS encoding pyruvate dehydrogenase complex E1 component subunit beta translates to MREIQFREALREAMVEEMRSDENIYLMGEEVAEYNGAYKVSQGMLDEFGAKRVIDTPISELGFAGIGIGSAMNGLRPIIEFMTFNFSLVAIDQIINGAAKMMSMSGGQFSVPIVFRGPTGNAGMLSSQHSQCFENWYANCPGLKVVVPSNPYDAKGLLKSAILDPDPVIFMESELMYGDKGEVPEETYYIPLGKAKVVKEGTDVTLVGFGKIMKVVVAAAAELEKEGIHAEVIDLRTVRPIDYATVIESVKKTNRLVIIEESWPLGSIATEVAFKVQKDAFDYLDAPILRITGGDVPLPYAPTLIQEYLPNPERVIKAVKQVMYVTK, encoded by the coding sequence ATGAGAGAAATACAATTCAGAGAAGCGCTAAGAGAGGCTATGGTCGAAGAAATGCGCAGCGACGAGAATATATACCTGATGGGTGAAGAGGTTGCCGAATATAACGGTGCATACAAAGTAAGCCAGGGAATGCTGGACGAGTTTGGTGCAAAACGTGTTATAGATACGCCTATCTCTGAATTGGGTTTTGCCGGTATCGGCATCGGCTCGGCAATGAACGGCTTACGCCCTATCATCGAGTTCATGACTTTCAACTTCTCGCTGGTAGCTATCGACCAGATCATCAACGGCGCTGCCAAGATGATGTCAATGAGCGGTGGCCAGTTCTCAGTGCCAATCGTTTTCCGCGGCCCTACCGGTAACGCTGGTATGCTTAGCTCACAGCACAGTCAGTGTTTTGAAAACTGGTATGCTAACTGCCCTGGCTTGAAAGTGGTTGTTCCATCAAATCCTTATGATGCAAAAGGCTTATTAAAATCAGCTATCCTTGATCCGGATCCTGTTATTTTCATGGAGTCGGAATTAATGTATGGCGATAAAGGTGAAGTTCCTGAAGAAACATACTATATCCCACTGGGTAAAGCAAAAGTTGTTAAAGAAGGTACCGATGTTACTTTAGTTGGCTTTGGCAAGATCATGAAAGTGGTTGTTGCTGCTGCTGCCGAACTTGAAAAAGAAGGTATCCACGCCGAAGTGATCGACCTGCGTACTGTACGCCCTATTGATTACGCTACAGTTATTGAATCTGTTAAGAAAACAAACCGTTTGGTAATTATTGAAGAAAGCTGGCCTTTAGGTTCAATTGCTACCGAGGTTGCTTTCAAGGTACAAAAAGACGCTTTCGATTATCTTGACGCTCCTATCCTGCGTATTACCGGTGGCGACGTTCCGCTTCCTTACGCTCCAACTTTGATCCAGGAGTACCTGCCAAACCCTGAAAGGGTGATCAAAGCGGTTAAACAAGTAATGTACGTTACCAAGTAA
- a CDS encoding zinc ribbon domain-containing protein YjdM, with amino-acid sequence MDELIVKDSNGNILKDGDSVTLIKSLKVKGGGVTLKQGTLVKKIRLTDNDEEVDCKVDGMSIVLRTEFLKKR; translated from the coding sequence ATGGACGAACTCATAGTAAAAGACAGTAACGGTAACATCCTGAAAGATGGCGACTCGGTTACGCTAATAAAAAGCCTGAAAGTAAAAGGTGGAGGTGTTACGCTTAAGCAAGGTACACTTGTTAAAAAGATACGCCTTACAGATAATGATGAAGAGGTTGATTGCAAGGTTGACGGCATGAGCATAGTACTCAGGACCGAATTTCTGAAAAAGCGTTAA
- a CDS encoding metal-dependent transcriptional regulator, which translates to MYTLSEENYLKAIYRLASQGKDFKITPTAIADALSNNPASVVDMIRKLTEKQLIEYDKKKGVRLTPQGLKDAVLIVRRHRLWEVFLLEKLGYHWDEIHDIAEELEHINDATLADRLEKFLGFPEYDPHGDPIPKANGKVPKSYSVTLSELKPGSQSKVAAVRDTSSSFLQYLQKLNIGIGTKIQLIEKIPYDNSLVIKIEDREDTTVSQKFGENILVD; encoded by the coding sequence ATGTACACGCTTTCGGAAGAAAACTATTTAAAAGCTATTTATCGACTTGCTTCGCAGGGAAAAGATTTTAAAATAACACCTACCGCCATAGCCGATGCACTCAGCAATAACCCGGCATCGGTAGTGGATATGATCCGTAAGCTTACCGAAAAGCAACTTATTGAATACGATAAAAAGAAGGGCGTAAGGCTAACACCGCAGGGCTTAAAAGACGCTGTATTGATTGTGCGCAGGCACCGCCTCTGGGAAGTTTTTTTGCTGGAAAAATTGGGCTACCATTGGGATGAGATCCATGATATAGCCGAAGAACTGGAGCACATTAACGATGCCACCCTGGCCGATAGGTTAGAGAAATTCCTTGGTTTCCCCGAATACGACCCCCACGGCGATCCTATCCCCAAAGCCAATGGCAAAGTACCCAAATCATATTCTGTAACCTTATCTGAGCTTAAACCCGGCTCCCAAAGCAAGGTTGCCGCCGTACGTGATACCAGCAGCTCGTTTCTGCAATACCTGCAAAAACTGAATATCGGCATCGGCACAAAAATTCAGCTGATAGAAAAAATCCCCTATGATAACTCGCTGGTCATAAAAATTGAAGACCGGGAGGACACTACAGTTTCCCAAAAGTTTGGGGAGAATATATTAGTGGATTAA
- a CDS encoding flagellar motor protein MotB: MKYRISILALLVVAVLGQSCVSSKKYKELDANYTQLQNSTKDLSIKYQTSEQALAVARSRNKSLEEQIDQQKANVTALQDALNKCLNSSSQGNVNISKLVDEINSSNRYIQQLVNAKNKSDSLNMVLTNNLTRSLTPQETQDVDVKVLKGVVYISLSDNMLYKSGSYEVSDKAGATLSKIAKIIMDYSTYDVLIEGNTDNVPISQKNIRNNWDLSALRASSVVQALQTTYQVDPKRLTAGGRGEYNPIADNSTPSGKAQNRRTQIIITPKLDQFMDLIGKAPADQPAAPKQ; this comes from the coding sequence ATGAAATATCGAATATCCATTTTGGCGCTGCTCGTAGTAGCAGTATTAGGCCAAAGCTGTGTTAGCAGCAAAAAGTACAAAGAATTGGATGCTAATTACACTCAATTGCAAAACAGCACCAAAGACCTAAGCATTAAATACCAAACCAGCGAACAGGCACTTGCCGTGGCGCGCAGCCGCAACAAAAGCCTTGAAGAGCAAATTGATCAGCAAAAAGCAAACGTAACCGCTTTGCAGGACGCCTTGAACAAGTGTTTAAATTCAAGCAGCCAGGGCAATGTCAACATCTCAAAACTGGTTGATGAGATCAATAGCTCAAACCGCTATATTCAACAATTAGTTAATGCTAAAAACAAAAGCGACTCGCTTAATATGGTGTTAACCAACAACCTTACCCGCTCATTAACCCCTCAGGAAACTCAGGATGTTGATGTTAAAGTGTTAAAAGGTGTTGTTTACATCTCTCTGTCTGATAATATGCTGTACAAATCTGGCAGCTATGAAGTATCTGACAAAGCAGGTGCTACTTTAAGCAAAATAGCCAAAATTATCATGGACTACAGCACTTATGATGTGCTGATTGAAGGTAACACCGATAACGTGCCTATCTCACAGAAAAACATCCGTAATAACTGGGATTTAAGTGCTTTACGTGCCTCATCTGTAGTGCAGGCATTGCAGACTACTTACCAGGTTGATCCTAAACGTTTAACTGCCGGCGGCCGTGGTGAATACAACCCGATTGCCGATAATTCAACCCCAAGTGGTAAAGCCCAAAACAGGCGTACACAGATCATCATTACACCAAAACTTGATCAGTTCATGGACCTGATTGGTAAAGCACCGGCAGATCAGCCAGCTGCACCTAAACAATAA
- a CDS encoding S41 family peptidase: MMKQGLVFKKGYKKAGLFAGIALLAAGIVGFNDDLFQISKNLDVFASVYKEVNVNYVDDINSAKLVKTGVDAMLDGLDPYTEFVPESEIEDYKLHYVSTQYGGIGASIFVRNGKVFVSEVFAGFPAQKGDVHPGDQLLKINDVDLNGKDNDQVSQLLKGSKGAAIKLFIKRDNTPQPFEKNLVRDEIKQPNVSYYGMVEGNMGYIKLDKFLENSAAEVTTALTELKKKNPNGIILDLRSNGGGILQEAVKIVNLFVQKDVEIVSQKGKIKEKNFTYSTISAPLEPNLPLVVLVNSHSASASEIVAGSLQDLDRAVIIGQRSYGKGLVQQTFNLPYNSLVKITIAKYYVPSGRCIQELDYTHRKDDGSVVKVADSLIHEFKTKNGRSVYDGSGIYPDLFIKQEKFANVTQALVGKLLIFDYATVYRDKHSKINDARSFSLSDGEYNDFVKYLADKNYSYTTASEKLLDRLKTEATKDKQFNDIQGEYEGLKTKLMASKKNDLIQHKDEIKQVLENEIASRYYYEKGRYETNFKYDKELAQAVKTMQDKAQLASILKGEGSYKVIGKPVLAMAGKKAADKDSDDE, translated from the coding sequence ATGATGAAACAGGGTTTAGTGTTCAAAAAAGGATACAAAAAAGCAGGCTTATTTGCAGGTATTGCATTGTTGGCCGCGGGCATAGTGGGTTTTAATGACGACCTGTTTCAGATCTCGAAGAACCTTGATGTTTTTGCCTCGGTTTATAAAGAGGTTAATGTTAACTATGTCGACGATATCAATTCGGCCAAACTGGTAAAAACAGGCGTCGATGCCATGCTCGATGGCCTTGACCCTTATACCGAGTTTGTACCCGAATCGGAAATTGAGGATTATAAGCTTCACTACGTAAGCACACAATACGGGGGCATTGGTGCCAGTATCTTTGTTCGTAATGGTAAAGTATTTGTATCCGAAGTTTTTGCTGGCTTCCCCGCCCAGAAAGGCGATGTACACCCTGGCGATCAGCTCCTAAAAATCAATGACGTTGACCTGAACGGTAAAGATAACGACCAGGTGAGCCAATTACTTAAAGGTTCTAAAGGCGCAGCTATCAAACTGTTTATCAAGCGCGACAATACCCCTCAACCTTTTGAGAAAAATCTTGTCCGCGATGAGATCAAACAACCCAACGTATCCTACTATGGAATGGTTGAGGGTAATATGGGCTATATCAAGCTCGATAAATTCCTCGAAAACTCGGCCGCTGAAGTTACTACCGCACTTACCGAACTAAAAAAGAAAAACCCGAACGGCATCATCCTCGATCTTCGGTCAAATGGCGGAGGCATTTTACAGGAAGCTGTTAAGATCGTGAACCTTTTTGTGCAGAAGGATGTAGAGATCGTATCGCAAAAGGGAAAAATAAAAGAAAAGAATTTTACCTACAGTACCATCAGTGCTCCGCTTGAGCCTAATTTACCATTGGTGGTATTGGTTAACAGCCATTCGGCATCGGCAAGTGAAATTGTTGCCGGCTCGCTGCAAGACCTTGACCGCGCGGTAATTATCGGCCAGCGCAGCTATGGCAAAGGACTGGTGCAGCAAACATTCAATTTACCGTACAACAGCCTGGTAAAAATCACCATTGCTAAATATTATGTACCATCGGGCCGTTGTATCCAGGAGCTGGATTATACCCACCGCAAGGATGATGGCAGCGTGGTGAAAGTAGCCGATTCGCTTATACACGAGTTCAAAACAAAAAATGGCCGCTCTGTTTATGATGGAAGTGGAATTTACCCGGATTTATTTATCAAACAGGAAAAATTTGCCAATGTTACCCAGGCACTGGTGGGCAAGCTGCTGATATTTGATTACGCTACTGTTTACCGGGATAAGCATTCCAAAATCAATGACGCCCGCTCATTCTCTCTATCAGACGGAGAATACAATGATTTTGTAAAATACCTGGCCGATAAAAACTACAGCTACACCACCGCGTCTGAAAAATTGTTGGACCGTTTAAAAACCGAAGCAACCAAGGATAAACAGTTCAATGATATCCAGGGCGAATACGAAGGCCTGAAGACCAAATTGATGGCCAGCAAAAAGAACGATCTTATCCAGCATAAAGACGAGATAAAGCAGGTACTTGAAAACGAGATAGCATCCCGCTATTATTATGAAAAAGGCCGCTACGAAACCAACTTTAAATACGACAAGGAACTTGCCCAAGCCGTAAAAACCATGCAGGATAAAGCCCAGCTGGCATCCATCCTTAAAGGCGAAGGCAGCTATAAAGTTATAGGCAAACCGGTATTGGCCATGGCAGGTAAAAAAGCCGCGGATAAAGATAGCGACGACGAATAA